From the genome of Sporomusa sphaeroides DSM 2875:
TACCGATCTCCGAGATGTTTGGTTATGCAACCGACCTGCGCTCCAAGACACAGGGACGTGGCAACTACTCCATGGAATTTGACCATTACGAAGAAGTGCCCAAAAATATTGCTGAAGTTATTTCAGCGAAAAATAAATAAGCAGATTTAATAAACTTAGGAGGTAACACTCAATGGCTAAGAAAAAGTTTGAAAGAAACAAACCCCACGTTAACATTGGCACCATCGGTCACGTTGACCATGGTAAAACCTCACTGACTGCCGCAATTACCATGACCCTGGCAAAACAAGGCGGCGCAGAATTCATGGCCTATGACCAAATCGACAAAGCCCCGGAAGAAAGAGAACGCGGTATTACCATCAACACCTCACACGTGGAATACGAAACTGCAAACCGCCACTATGCTCACGTTGACTGCCCGGGCCACGCCGACTATGTAAAAAACATGATTACCGGCGCAGCCCAAATGGACGGTGCTATCCTGGTTGTATCGGCCGCCGACGGCCCGATGCCGCAAACCCGTGAACACATCCTGCTGTCCCGTCAGGTAGGCGTACCTGCCATGGTTGTATTCTTAAACAAAGCCGACCTGGTTGATGACGCAGAACTGATGGAACTGGTAGAAATGGAAGTTCGCGAACTTCTCTCCAGCTACGAATTCCCTGGTGATGACATCCCGGTAGTAAGCGGTTCTGCCGTTAAAGTTCTTAACTGCGGCTGCGCTAAAGCCGAATGCGAATGGTGCGGTAAAATCCACGAGCTTATGGCAAAAGTGGACGAATACATTCCGACCCCGGAACGCGCTACCGACAAGCCTTTCCTGATGCCTGTAGAAGACGTGTTCACAATCACCGGTCGTGGTACAGTAGCCACCGGCCGTGTAGAACGCGGTGTGGTAAAAGTAAGTGATACCATCGAAATCGTTGGTATGACCGATAAACCGAAATCCACAGTAGTAACCGGTGTAGAAATGTTCCGGAAACTTCTGGATTCGGCAGTAGCCGGCGACAACATCGGCGCGCTCTTGCGTGGTGTAGAGCGTAAAGAAATCGAGCGCGGCCAAGTACTTGCCAAGCCTGGTTCCATTAAACCTCACACCAAATTCAAAGGCGAAGTATACGTATTGTCCAAAGAAGAAGGCGGCCGCCATACCCCGTTCTTCACCAACTATCGTCCGCAGTTCTACTTCAGAACAACTGACGTAACCGGTGTTGTAAATCTGCCGGAAGGTGTAGAAATGGTAATGCCTGGCGACAACATT
Proteins encoded in this window:
- the tuf gene encoding elongation factor Tu; amino-acid sequence: MAKKKFERNKPHVNIGTIGHVDHGKTSLTAAITMTLAKQGGAEFMAYDQIDKAPEERERGITINTSHVEYETANRHYAHVDCPGHADYVKNMITGAAQMDGAILVVSAADGPMPQTREHILLSRQVGVPAMVVFLNKADLVDDAELMELVEMEVRELLSSYEFPGDDIPVVSGSAVKVLNCGCAKAECEWCGKIHELMAKVDEYIPTPERATDKPFLMPVEDVFTITGRGTVATGRVERGVVKVSDTIEIVGMTDKPKSTVVTGVEMFRKLLDSAVAGDNIGALLRGVERKEIERGQVLAKPGSIKPHTKFKGEVYVLSKEEGGRHTPFFTNYRPQFYFRTTDVTGVVNLPEGVEMVMPGDNIQMSIELITPIAIEEGLRFAIREGGRTVGAGVVTAVTE